A single genomic interval of Papaver somniferum cultivar HN1 unplaced genomic scaffold, ASM357369v1 unplaced-scaffold_7, whole genome shotgun sequence harbors:
- the LOC113343902 gene encoding SKP1-like protein 1A, with translation MPTSETITLSSDGEDFVVEEDISLQSEFVKKYMRIPIPLISSKVLAKVVEYCKKHDESPRGDDGKTEEEGLKTWDAEFFNVDLYTFLEIMFAAKLLGIKNLEDFVDQKTATMIMTMFDNVKKIFGVIREIFQIMFFKRETAMVEQGIGAFPQSDS, from the exons ATGCCTACTTCAGAGACCATAACCTTAAGTAGTGATGGAGAAGATTTTGTGGTCGAAGAAGATATTTCTCTTCAATCTGAATTTGTTAAGAAATATATGCGAATACCAATACCCCTCATATCAAGCAAGGTTTTGGCTAAAGTTGTCGAATACTGCAAGAAACATGATGAAAGTCCTCGAGGGGACGATGGTAAAACTGAGGAAGAGGGACTGAAGACTTGGGATGCTGAATTTTTTAACGTCGACTTGTATACATTCTTAGAAATTATGTTTGCTGCAAAATTGTTGGGTATTAAAAACTTAGAGGATTTTGTTGATCAAAAAACTGCCACAATGATCATGACAATGTTCGATAACGTTAAAAAGATATTCGGGGTCATCAGGGAAATTTTCCAGAT AATGTTTTTTAAAAGGGAAACCGCAATGGTAGAAC